One Candidatus Binatia bacterium genomic window carries:
- a CDS encoding DUF3037 domain-containing protein, whose product MKTSYTFSVLRYVHDPVTGEFVNIGVALYARDAKYLSAICASHYQRLSQLFGSIDGEHFRQITRFIQSRIEGVGQRLKSELPFKNPPKNIEDVLAQVLPPDDSAIQFSSAGGGFTNDPGKTLAELYHRYVEHYVGKPTRPSRDDEEVWKVFKTPLEKRQVIKHLRPKRIVAPNYDYEFTRARKNEVWHAYEPVSFDLVEASSIKDKANNWLGRVTTLAESKDKFRLHLLLGGPRESHLQRAYVQAKNILHKMPAKPEFIEEDEAEEFADELKKEIEKHGE is encoded by the coding sequence ATGAAGACTTCCTATACTTTTAGCGTTTTAAGATATGTACATGATCCGGTGACTGGAGAGTTTGTCAATATTGGAGTGGCGCTCTATGCGCGGGATGCGAAATATCTCAGCGCGATCTGCGCATCTCACTACCAGCGGTTGTCTCAATTGTTTGGGTCTATTGATGGCGAGCACTTCCGTCAGATAACAAGGTTCATACAAAGTCGCATCGAGGGGGTAGGTCAACGACTAAAATCCGAATTACCGTTCAAAAATCCGCCGAAAAACATCGAGGACGTTTTGGCCCAAGTTTTACCTCCCGATGACAGTGCCATTCAATTTTCTAGCGCGGGAGGCGGATTCACCAATGACCCGGGGAAAACGCTAGCTGAATTGTACCACCGGTACGTAGAACATTACGTGGGAAAGCCTACACGACCAAGCCGAGACGACGAAGAAGTATGGAAGGTCTTTAAGACTCCACTGGAAAAACGGCAAGTCATAAAGCACCTACGGCCCAAGCGCATCGTTGCGCCCAACTACGACTACGAGTTTACACGGGCGAGGAAAAACGAGGTATGGCATGCCTATGAACCCGTATCTTTTGATCTTGTCGAAGCCAGTTCAATTAAAGATAAGGCCAACAACTGGTTGGGGAGAGTCACCACATTGGCTGAAAGTAAGGACAAATTTAGGCTACATTTGCTTCTGGGTGGTCCGAGAGAATCGCACCTTCAGAGGGCGTACGTGCAGGCGAAGAACATTCTTCACAAGATGCCGGCTAAGCCGGAATTCATAGAAGAGGATGAGGCGGAAGAGTTCGCGGACGAGCTGAAGAAAGAAATCGAGAAGCACGGCGAGTAA
- a CDS encoding HipA family kinase, which translates to MKTGRTKPAIFKCEDEQGNEVGEFVVKMRAGTEAGVTGLTCELVSSLLAEELGITTPVPAIVEINPAIGKLLGSQDSEVAQIIRKSPGLNFGSQVLTGGYGVIPIEKSIPASIRPLAADIFAFDACIQNPDRKVNNQNLLWKADEIFVIDHELAFSFLFLIGAPTVAWKLEGAPGDFLKEHVFYRELKGQAIDLDRFEGALNAISDGHLATMFDQIPKEWENDHVSRISGHLKSVRDHSAEFVNQVKWRLV; encoded by the coding sequence ATGAAGACTGGAAGAACTAAACCCGCGATTTTTAAATGCGAGGACGAGCAAGGGAACGAAGTCGGCGAATTTGTGGTAAAAATGCGCGCTGGAACCGAAGCGGGTGTCACTGGTCTGACGTGTGAGTTGGTTTCCTCATTACTGGCCGAGGAGCTAGGAATCACGACACCCGTACCCGCTATCGTAGAGATCAACCCGGCGATCGGAAAACTTCTCGGCTCGCAAGATTCTGAGGTTGCACAGATTATCAGAAAAAGCCCCGGACTCAACTTTGGCTCTCAAGTGTTGACCGGCGGCTACGGCGTTATTCCGATCGAAAAGAGTATCCCGGCTTCTATTCGACCATTAGCCGCAGATATCTTTGCGTTTGACGCCTGCATTCAAAATCCGGATCGTAAGGTCAACAATCAGAACTTGCTCTGGAAGGCCGACGAAATCTTCGTGATCGATCATGAACTGGCTTTCTCTTTTTTATTTCTTATCGGCGCTCCGACTGTCGCTTGGAAATTAGAAGGCGCGCCTGGTGACTTTCTAAAAGAACATGTCTTCTATCGAGAGCTTAAAGGACAGGCCATCGATCTGGACCGCTTTGAAGGCGCCTTGAACGCGATCTCGGATGGTCACCTGGCTACTATGTTTGACCAGATTCCAAAGGAATGGGAGAATGATCATGTTTCTAGAATCTCCGGTCACCTAAAGAGCGTGCGCGACCACTCGGCCGAATTTGTGAATCAGGTAAAATGGAGGCTCGTATGA
- a CDS encoding (Fe-S)-binding protein codes for MAEKIKTLSGLERVKRWLYAKDIEERSSGCVLCGSCYGHGPINPMEDEPGPKTKCPPYEFYRFQRHTPKSRWLMSQRVFHGLDAITPELKEVVYTCTTCLMCQEICGVRNDGAGPWDITVAMREEIAEKEGPLEAHRPLLEGLKQHNNPWAQPKEKRGAWADGLGLKKLGDGKATTLLFAGCSADRPEGRAGAVALAKLMKNAGEDFVILGERESCCGLYARDLGFRDEYARLQEGNLKTVRQAGIRAIVTACGSCRRIWGEYPKEELKDVKVLHAVEYLEKLVQEGRLRFNKPIKKKVAYHDPCHLGRGAGVYDAPRNILRAIPGVELVEMPRNRRWSWCCGGGGGVPEAFPDLAKWNAEDRLREAKETGAELVITTSAVCLRSFALAENPLPVQELLEFVSQGL; via the coding sequence ATGGCCGAGAAGATTAAAACCCTGTCTGGCCTCGAGCGCGTGAAGCGCTGGCTCTACGCCAAAGACATCGAAGAGCGAAGCTCGGGTTGCGTGCTTTGCGGCTCCTGCTACGGCCACGGCCCGATCAATCCGATGGAAGACGAGCCCGGCCCAAAAACTAAATGTCCGCCGTATGAATTCTACCGCTTCCAGCGCCACACGCCGAAGTCGCGCTGGCTCATGTCACAGCGCGTTTTTCACGGCCTTGACGCGATCACGCCGGAGCTGAAAGAAGTCGTTTACACTTGCACGACCTGTCTCATGTGCCAGGAGATTTGCGGCGTGCGCAATGACGGCGCCGGCCCGTGGGATATCACGGTCGCGATGCGCGAAGAGATCGCTGAGAAAGAAGGCCCGCTCGAAGCGCATCGCCCGCTGCTCGAAGGTCTGAAGCAGCACAACAATCCCTGGGCGCAGCCGAAAGAAAAGCGCGGCGCGTGGGCCGATGGACTGGGTTTAAAAAAGTTAGGCGACGGCAAAGCGACGACGCTCCTCTTCGCCGGTTGCTCCGCCGACCGGCCCGAAGGCCGTGCCGGCGCCGTCGCCCTCGCCAAGCTGATGAAAAATGCCGGCGAAGATTTCGTCATCCTCGGCGAGCGCGAGAGCTGCTGCGGCCTGTACGCGCGCGATCTCGGCTTTCGCGACGAGTACGCGCGCTTGCAAGAGGGGAATCTGAAAACCGTCAGGCAAGCCGGCATCCGCGCGATCGTGACGGCGTGCGGCAGTTGCCGCCGCATCTGGGGCGAGTATCCCAAAGAAGAACTCAAGGACGTGAAGGTTTTGCACGCCGTCGAGTATCTGGAAAAGCTGGTTCAGGAAGGGCGGCTCCGCTTCAATAAACCGATCAAGAAAAAGGTCGCTTATCACGATCCCTGCCATCTCGGCCGAGGCGCCGGCGTTTACGACGCCCCGCGAAATATTCTCCGCGCGATACCCGGCGTCGAGCTGGTGGAGATGCCGCGCAACCGCCGCTGGTCCTGGTGCTGCGGCGGCGGAGGCGGCGTGCCGGAGGCGTTTCCGGATCTCGCCAAATGGAACGCCGAAGACCGTCTGCGCGAAGCGAAAGAGACCGGCGCAGAGTTGGTTATAACGACCAGCGCCGTCTGTCTCCGCAGCTTCGCTCTCGCCGAAAATCCTCTGCCGGTCCAAGAATTGCTGGAGTTCGTCTCCCAAGGTCTGTAG
- a CDS encoding MarR family transcriptional regulator, translating into MLANKRPFFARYTTSLWIRFLRFNLVSNKRLQDDLERLDLTPPQFYVLATIGYAGGLPFGEIGEKMMVTVSNLTGIVDRLEEKRLVVRERDAHDRRVVRVTLTDKGLKVYRNTIPLFEKSISQFFSPLNKNQQKELAALLRKLIRVTSTA; encoded by the coding sequence GTGCTGGCGAACAAGAGACCTTTTTTTGCCCGCTACACCACCTCGTTGTGGATTCGTTTTCTCCGCTTTAATCTCGTCTCCAATAAGAGGCTGCAAGACGATCTGGAGCGGCTCGATCTCACGCCGCCGCAGTTTTACGTGCTCGCCACCATCGGCTACGCCGGCGGCTTACCCTTCGGCGAGATCGGCGAAAAGATGATGGTCACGGTGAGCAACCTGACCGGCATCGTCGACCGCCTGGAGGAGAAACGCCTCGTGGTGCGCGAGCGCGATGCTCACGACCGCCGCGTGGTACGGGTCACGCTCACTGACAAAGGACTCAAGGTCTACCGGAACACCATCCCTCTCTTTGAAAAAAGCATTTCCCAATTTTTCTCGCCCCTCAACAAAAACCAGCAGAAAGAGCTTGCCGCGCTCCTCCGCAAGCTGATCCGCGTCACCTCGACGGCGTAA